The proteins below come from a single Microbacterium sp. SLBN-154 genomic window:
- a CDS encoding COX15/CtaA family protein: protein MSRPLRVFAWLSFVAEVLIIGTGGAVRLTGSGLGCPTWPRCTADSIVPTPEMGIHGVIEFGNRTLTGVVGILALAVVLLIVLRTGGRRALAPTLWFAAGGIAGAGAALALGIALDIPAGPLANGVLLAAVIAAAIRSVRTTSTRQDLVMLAWVVLIGVVAQALVGGITVLTGLNPFIVGFHYVVSVVLVCVTAAFLVRMNRPDLPRETAVPAWLRWTTRAAVAAMTVTIVFGILTTGAGPHSGDADAGRSGFDAELLEHIHAWPSYVLFALTIALVVGAWRQRDRTPLLARWSIILLGAELIQIAVGLFQARNGLPILAVGIHMVLAALTAAAMTAVVLHLTRPVTGGVPVDTRDASEARAGVGA from the coding sequence ATGAGTCGTCCTCTCCGCGTCTTCGCGTGGCTGTCCTTCGTCGCCGAGGTCCTCATCATCGGCACCGGCGGGGCCGTGCGGCTGACCGGTTCGGGGCTCGGCTGCCCCACCTGGCCGCGGTGCACCGCCGATTCGATCGTCCCCACGCCCGAGATGGGGATCCACGGCGTGATCGAGTTCGGGAACCGCACGCTCACCGGCGTCGTGGGGATCCTCGCGCTGGCCGTCGTCCTTCTGATCGTGCTGCGAACCGGCGGTCGCCGAGCACTCGCGCCGACCCTGTGGTTCGCTGCCGGCGGAATCGCGGGCGCGGGAGCAGCCCTGGCGCTCGGCATCGCCCTCGACATCCCCGCGGGACCGCTCGCCAACGGCGTCCTGCTCGCCGCGGTGATCGCGGCTGCGATCCGCTCCGTCCGCACGACGTCGACGCGGCAGGACCTCGTGATGTTGGCCTGGGTGGTGCTGATCGGTGTCGTCGCGCAGGCTCTCGTCGGGGGGATCACGGTGCTGACGGGTCTGAACCCGTTCATCGTCGGCTTCCATTACGTCGTCTCCGTCGTCCTCGTGTGCGTCACCGCGGCCTTCCTCGTCCGGATGAACCGCCCCGATCTGCCACGCGAAACCGCCGTCCCCGCGTGGCTGCGCTGGACGACCAGAGCCGCGGTCGCGGCCATGACTGTCACGATCGTCTTCGGCATCCTGACCACCGGGGCCGGCCCGCATTCGGGCGACGCCGACGCCGGCAGGAGCGGGTTCGACGCCGAACTCCTCGAGCACATCCACGCATGGCCCAGCTACGTGCTGTTCGCTCTGACGATCGCCCTCGTCGTCGGCGCATGGCGGCAACGCGACCGCACCCCTCTCCTCGCACGATGGAGCATCATCCTGCTCGGGGCAGAGCTGATCCAGATCGCCGTGGGGCTCTTCCAGGCCCGGAACGGCCTGCCGATCCTCGCAGTGGGCATCCACATGGTCCTCGCCGCGCTCACGGCGGCAGCCATGACCGCGGTGGTGCTTCACCTGACCCGACCGGTGACCGGCGGCGTGCCCGTCGACACGCGTGACGCGTCGGAGGCTCGCGCCGGCGTCGGCGCCTGA